One Glycine max cultivar Williams 82 chromosome 4, Glycine_max_v4.0, whole genome shotgun sequence DNA segment encodes these proteins:
- the LOC100499824 gene encoding ubiquitin-conjugating enzyme E2, with translation MASKRILKELKDLQKDPPTSCSAGPVAEDMFHWQATIMGPPDSPYAGGVFLVTIHFPPDYPFKPPKVAFRTKVFHPNINSNGSICLDILKEQWSPALTISKVLLSICSLLTDPNPDDPLVPEIAHMYKTDRNKYESTARSWTQKYAMG, from the exons ATGGCATCGAAGCGGATCTTGAAGGAACTCAAGGATCTCCAAAAGGATCCTCCTACCTCATGCAGCGCcg GTCCTGTTGCTGAAGACATGTTTCACTGGCAAGCAACAATTATGGGTCCTCCAGACAGTCCTTATGCTGGAGGTGTTTTCCTAGTCACTATTCATTTCCCTCCAGATTATCCCTTTAAGCCACCCAAG GTTGCATTCAGGACGAAGGTATTTCACCCAAATATAAATAGCAATGGAAGCATTTGCCTTGACATATTGAAGGAGCAGTGGAGCCCTGCGCTAACTATTTCAAAG GTGTTGCTCTCAATTTGTTCCCTGTTGACGGACCCTAATCCTGACGATCCTTTGGTCCCTGAAATTGCCCACATGTACAAGACAGACAGGAACAAGTACGAGTCAACTGCCAGAAGCTGGACCCAGAAATATGCCATGGGTTAA
- the LOC100812525 gene encoding myosin IC heavy chain, whose product MSRRVQIDDPKNDDDVPKNDDVPDADSSQLRKRDYIDVPSHPYLMKLLNKQGDQIVLFADRVLKFTGSGKMKCRILLVTDFAIYIVDPETDSLKRRIALAAVEKICLSELSDNFLAVIIPTEYDLLIASARKNEIVAAFVEAYELEVVSSNRFEYNAASDLVKEIEFEEAEGGVKTRILRK is encoded by the exons ATGTCAAGGCGGGTCCAAATCGACGATCCCAAAAACGACGACGACGTTCCCAAAAACGACGACGTTCCAGACGCTGATTCCTCTCAGCTCCGTAAACGGGACTACATTGACGTCCCTTCTCACCCCTACTTGATGAAGCTTTTGAACAAGCAAG GGGACCAGATTGTTCTATTTGCGGATAGAGTTTTGAAGTTCACGGGTTCGGGGAAGATGAAATGCCGCATTCTGTTGGTTACGGATTTTGCGATTTACATTGTTGACCCTGAGACTGATTCGCTTAAGCGGAGGATAGCCCTTGCAGCGGTTGAGAAGATTTGTCTGAGTGAACTAAGTGATAACTTTCTTGCAGTTATAATTCCGACAGAGTATGATTTACTTATAGCTAGCGCTAGAAAGAATGAAATCGTCGCTGCCTTTGTTGAAGCTTATGAACTCGAGGTGGTTTCTTCCAATAG GTTTGAGTATAATGCAGCATCTGACTTGGTTAAGGAAATTGAATTTGAGGAAGCTGAAG gGGGCGTCAAAACAAGAATTTTGAGGAAGTGa